TTGTTTGACACTCCCAGATTACTAGCGGGCGCCAACCCAATTTTCTGAGCTCGTCCTCCTTTCGTGAGTCGCGAGCGACATTCGCGGCGAATTTCGGCAGCCAATAGTCTCGCCGCGTCTTGGGTGATGTGGTCCGGCTGCAACCGGGGTGTCGATGCCAAAAGCACCCGTGCACAAAGATTACCGTTCGATACTTCGGAAGCACTATGTCCGGAGAGCCGGGGAGATCGCGGCGGTGCAAGCGAAATCTAAGCCCCAAAAAATGAAGAGCGCGTCTGACGCTCAATTCAGGGCCGGTATTCGCGCGTTTCACTGCGCGCATGATTTGGCTTCTCGTTGTTGGAGACATCAGGCTAGCTGCGCCACCACTCTATCGACGCGATCG
This genomic window from Dyella terrae contains:
- a CDS encoding very short patch repair endonuclease; the encoded protein is MSPTTRSQIMRAVKRANTGPELSVRRALHFLGLRFRLHRRDLPGSPDIVLPKYRTVIFVHGCFWHRHPGCSRTTSPKTRRDYWLPKFAANVARDSRKEDELRKLGWRPLVIWECQTKDRKELESRIKRDFGLSQPS